In Novipirellula artificiosorum, the genomic window TAGCGCTGTTGCGGGCTGCTAACAAGGTGAAGCCAGCCGATTCGCTGACCGAGGACCAAATCGTTGGCTACAACATCGTGCTGCGTGCTTGCCGAGCTCCCGTCACCATGATCGCTGAAAACGCCGGCCAAGACGGCGGAGTGGTTTGCGAGAAGGTGTTGGGCATGAAGAACAACGAAGGCTACAACGCCTTGACCGATACCTATGAAGACTTGGTGAAGTCGGGTGTGATTGATCCTACCAAGGTGACTCGCACCGCACTTGGCAACGCCGCGAGCGTTGCAACATTGCTTCTAACCAGCGACGCGTTGGTGGCAGAAAAGCCGACGACCCAAAAGGGCGGCGGCACCGGCGGCGACCATGACATGTACTAATGCCGGCTGCTAACAGCTAACGCTTTTTCAATAGAACGGTCGACGGAGCCATCCGCCGACCGTTTTTTATTCGCAGCAGACCGTGGTTCCCTCGATTGGAGACGTGGAGAAGACCGGTGTGCGCGACGAGCCTTCCATTGGCCGTCCGATTCAACCCATCAGGGTGACTTCACTCGACAACTCGGGGGCAAGGATCGACATGGGATGAAAGGAGCGTCACAATCATGAAGCACGTTCTCAAATCGAAGTATCCAAAATCCTGCACAGGGTGGTCGTTCATGCGTTTTCTTTTGATGCTAGTCTGCTCTGGATGCTTGGTATCCAATCTAAGGGCTGAGCCTTCCCGAATTGGCCAAGTTGTCGACGATTTCACGTTACCGAACTGCTATGGAAAATCGGTCTCGCTTTCTGACTTTGTCGATCATGATTTGGTCGCCATGGTCTTCCTCGGCACGGAATGCCCGCTGGCTCAATTGTATGGTCCGCGTCTGAACAAGTTGTAACAACGGTTTGCATCGCGTGGTTTGAAGATCCTCGGGATCAATTCGAATAAGCAGGATAGTCTTGTTGAGTTAGCAGCCTATGCACACCGCCACGACATGACGTTTCCGCTACTGAAAGACAACCGTAATCGAGTTGCCGACGCCGTTGGCGCGCAGCGGACGCCCGAAGTGTTTTTGCTTGACCATGATCGCGTCATTCGTTATCGCGGTCGGATCGATGATCAATACGGCGTGGGATATTCACGAGAACGGGAGGTCCAGCAGGACTTGGCAACTGCGATCGAAAAACTGTTGGCCGGCGATCCGATAGCCATCCCCGAAACCGAAGCGGTTGGATGCCACATCGGACGAGTCAAGCCAACGATCCCAACCGGCCCAGTCTTTCCGTTACAATCGGGCTTGCCGACGTTTCTTTCCTGCCTTTTGAAACCACGACGATCGGAACGCTTCTTTCCGCTCTACCATGATTTGAGAGAACGTTGACGCATCGACTGCGCGCGGCGATACACTCTCCACAGATCTTGCGGATAGGCCCAATCCATTTAGCCAGATCGCGATGGATGTTGGTTCGTTCGAAAAATGGGAACCTTGCATGTCACAGATTTGTCGATCTCGCTTTTTCGTTTTTGTGCTTCGAAACCTTGGCATCGAGCACCTTCGTTTTGCTCTGGTCACTGCGATATTTCTGATGCAATCCAATGCGATGGCCCAATCGCTGCATCAACGCTTGCTCTCCGAACCGGTCTCGTCACTTGCGGAAAACGCCATCAAGCAGGGCGATGCACGTCGCGGTGCCATCTTATTCCATCAACCCGCGATTGGCTGTGCGACCTGTCATCAAGTGGACAGCCGCCCATCCACCTCGGAGATCGACTCGCTAGCTCCGGATCTCACTCAATTAGCCAAGCAACCCGATGCGACGAACGAGCGAATCGTTGAATCGATTTTGAATCCTTCGGCGAAGATCCGTAATGGGTTTGAGACGATTTCCGTTTTGCTTCTCGATGGCTCGATCGTGTCCGGCTTCCAAGAAGATCCTGAATTCCAATCTCCCGATTTGCTACGCGTTCGCGATGCAACAACGGGAAAAATCGTTGAGGTCGCGACCGATGAGATTGAAGAAACGAGTGAAGCCACACTTTCGACGATGCCGGCCGATATCGTCAACGCATTGGCAAGTCGTCAGCAGTTCTTGGACCTTGCGAAATACGTGATCGAAATTCGCGATGGGGGCAGGGAACGTGCAAAGCAGTTGCAGCCCGATTCCAAGCTGACCGCACTCAGATTGCCAGAATATGAAGCGAGGGTCGATCACGCGGGAATCCTCCGCCGGCTCGATGCGGATGCGATGGAACGAGGCCGCCAGATCTACGACCGCCTGTGCATCAATTGCCACGGTACCCTGGATGCCCCGGGTTCGCTTCCCACCGCTTTGCGATTCGCGGAAGGGACCTTTCGCGGCGGCAGCAAGCCCGACGACATGTACCGAACATTGACTCATGGTCTCGGGCAGATGGTGCCTCAAGTTTGGATGGTGCCACAACAAAAGTATGACGTGATCCATTTTATCCGGGAACACTTCTTGAAAACAAACAACCCCGATCAGCTGCATCCGATCGACGAGTCGTATTTGTCGAGCCTGCCGACGGGGGACACGCTTGGTCCTGATCCGGTCGACAGCCAACCTTGGAGCGATATGGATTATGGGCCCTGGATGTTCAACACCTTTGAAGTCGGCAGCGGTGGATCGAACATTGCCCAAAAGGGAATTGCTGTTCGCTTGGATCCGGGGCCCGGAGGCATTGCGAGGGGCAGCCGCTGGTTGCTGTTTGATCATGATACGATGCGGATGGCGGCAGGCTGGAGCCACGTCGATGAATCGCAACCGCGGTTCATTGATTGGCAAGGCATCCATTTCAACGGCCGCCATCAGGTGCATCCTCATGTCACGGGACGAGTGATCTTTTCGAACCCCAACGGTCCCGGTTGGGCCAATCCAAGCAGTGGATCGTTCGATGACGACGCACGGGTTCTTGGACGCGACGGAAAACGATACGGTCCGTTACCGAAATCGTGGGCTCAGTACCACGGGATGGTCCACAGTCGCCAAGGCCCCGTCATCCAATACCAAATCGGCGACATGCGGGTGCTCGAACGAGCGGATTGGCTGGCCGAGCCGACATCGACAGCCAAGGACTCTGATGGCGCTTTCGTTCGTCGCATCAGCCTGGGGCCTACGGCGCAGCCACAACGGATGCTGATCGCTACGGCGGAGCCAAATGACGTCGAGATGCGCAGCGACCATTTGGCACGCGTTGCGACGGGAGACGGTAATTTGTGGATCGGCATGTCGACAGAGAGCAAAGACTGCGAATTCGTTCGCCAACAAGGTCGCCTCTGCCTGTCGCTGCCGCCCTCGGCAACCGATCGGTCGATCGCTATTTGGATGACGCTACGCCGTGAATCACAGCACGCGGCGCTACAACCGTTTGGTGAGATCAATTCGGCCGTTGCCGACTCCCTTGCCCCCATCACGACCGAGCCCGCAGCTCCGCTGTGGCCGGACGTCTTAACCACGACGGTGAAAACGGACATCGACAACGGGCGATCCAGTGGTTTTTCGGTCGATGCACTGACCCCACCCGATCATAATCCATGGCTTGCGCGTCTACGTTTCGCAGGCCATGATTTCTTTGCGGATGGGGATCGATTAGCCGCCTGCACTTGGGATGGGGACGTCTATATCGTGTCGGGACTTTCGGGAATCGACGACGACCCTCGACCACCGCTTCGATGGCGGCGAATCGCGTCAGGGCTGTTCCAACCCCTTGGACTCAAGATCGTGGAGGAAACGATCTACCTGACGTGCCGTGACCAAATCGCCATCTTGCGTGACACCAACGACGATGGTGAAACCGATTTCATTGAGTGTTTCAATAACGATCACCAGGTCACCGAGCACTTCCATGAGTTCGCGATGGGTTTGCAGCGGGATGCCCAGGGCAATTTCTACTATGCGAAATCGGCACGCCACGCTTTGCCAGCCGTCGTCCCTCACCACGGAACGTTGCTAAAGGTCACACCCGATGGAACGCAGACGAGCATCCTTGCGGTTGGCTTTCGTGCTGCGAATGGTGTTTGTCTCAACCCAGACGGCAGTTTCATGGTGACCGATCAAGAGGGACACTGGAACCCAAAGAATCGGATCAATCGCGTCACTACGGGCGGGTTCTACGGAAACATGTTCGGCTACCATGACGTCGAGGATACGTCCGATGACGCGATGCTGCCGCCGGTCTGCTGGATCACCAACGACTTCGATCGCTCGCCTGCCGAATTATTATGGGTCCCCGATGACAGCTGGGGAAATCTGGGGGGGCAGTTGTTGAATCTGTCCTACGGCTATGGCAAGGTCTACACGGTGCCACACCAAGTTGTCGACGTGTCACCGCGAGCTCCTTCAGATCCGTCCGCTACAGCCGACCCCCAACCGAGTATCGTCCAAGGTGGCATGTGTGCTTTTCCGATTCCAGAGTTCCCAACAGGGATCATGCGAGGCCGCTTTCATCCGATCGATAAGCAACTGTATGTCTGCGGCCTGTATGCCTGGGCAAGCAGTCGCCAAGAACGTGAAGGTGGCTTGTATCGAATTCGTTACAAGGGAAGCCAAGCCGTTTTGCCTACCGAAATCAAAGCAGCCCACAAGACATTGGCTGTCACGTTTAGCGACCCGCTGGATCCCGCTTCCGGGTTGGATGTGAATCGATTTGCGTATCGACAGTG contains:
- a CDS encoding DUF6797 domain-containing protein, encoding MSQICRSRFFVFVLRNLGIEHLRFALVTAIFLMQSNAMAQSLHQRLLSEPVSSLAENAIKQGDARRGAILFHQPAIGCATCHQVDSRPSTSEIDSLAPDLTQLAKQPDATNERIVESILNPSAKIRNGFETISVLLLDGSIVSGFQEDPEFQSPDLLRVRDATTGKIVEVATDEIEETSEATLSTMPADIVNALASRQQFLDLAKYVIEIRDGGRERAKQLQPDSKLTALRLPEYEARVDHAGILRRLDADAMERGRQIYDRLCINCHGTLDAPGSLPTALRFAEGTFRGGSKPDDMYRTLTHGLGQMVPQVWMVPQQKYDVIHFIREHFLKTNNPDQLHPIDESYLSSLPTGDTLGPDPVDSQPWSDMDYGPWMFNTFEVGSGGSNIAQKGIAVRLDPGPGGIARGSRWLLFDHDTMRMAAGWSHVDESQPRFIDWQGIHFNGRHQVHPHVTGRVIFSNPNGPGWANPSSGSFDDDARVLGRDGKRYGPLPKSWAQYHGMVHSRQGPVIQYQIGDMRVLERADWLAEPTSTAKDSDGAFVRRISLGPTAQPQRMLIATAEPNDVEMRSDHLARVATGDGNLWIGMSTESKDCEFVRQQGRLCLSLPPSATDRSIAIWMTLRRESQHAALQPFGEINSAVADSLAPITTEPAAPLWPDVLTTTVKTDIDNGRSSGFSVDALTPPDHNPWLARLRFAGHDFFADGDRLAACTWDGDVYIVSGLSGIDDDPRPPLRWRRIASGLFQPLGLKIVEETIYLTCRDQIAILRDTNDDGETDFIECFNNDHQVTEHFHEFAMGLQRDAQGNFYYAKSARHALPAVVPHHGTLLKVTPDGTQTSILAVGFRAANGVCLNPDGSFMVTDQEGHWNPKNRINRVTTGGFYGNMFGYHDVEDTSDDAMLPPVCWITNDFDRSPAELLWVPDDSWGNLGGQLLNLSYGYGKVYTVPHQVVDVSPRAPSDPSATADPQPSIVQGGMCAFPIPEFPTGIMRGRFHPIDKQLYVCGLYAWASSRQEREGGLYRIRYKGSQAVLPTEIKAAHKTLAVTFSDPLDPASGLDVNRFAYRQWGLRRTEKYGSPHIDEEPLDIAEVRLSEDRRTVTLTIPELEPTWCYELSCQLITLEGESITRTIHGTLHALPDSRQRK
- a CDS encoding thioredoxin domain-containing protein, yielding MRFLLMLVCSGCLVSNLRAEPSRIGQVVDDFTLPNCYGKSVSLSDFVDHDLVAMVFLGTECPLAQLYGPRLNKL